A stretch of DNA from Malus sylvestris chromosome 9, drMalSylv7.2, whole genome shotgun sequence:
CACTCACTCCTACGACAAGATAGAGTGCAATTGCTACCCAAAATGCAGGCCAGTTGAAATGAAATGGAGCTAAAAGAGTAAGCAAATGCAAAGCCGAAACGACAACTACTGAGCCTATGTCCACGACGTTCCATTCCCTCCCCAAAAATTCTACCCTCCACTGCGTCACCCACTCTCCCATTGGGCTTGCCACAAAACTCTAATGCTTTTGCTTCTTTTGTATTTTAATGACTAATGAGattgcatggaaatgaatgAAGAAGCTAGTGTATTTATAGATTCAAAATTTAATCTTTAGGTGggcaatgcatttttttttgtttggagtaaattttgtttaatACATAAAGAAAAGAGTAATACTAGAAGACcattatttcttttttatcaTATTCATGTATCACGTACGTAATGTGACAATTAACACATATGACCAATATCTAACGAGATATACCTATTAATTAACATGATATGTACACCTTATTTGTCACATCATGTGGTACATGAGCGTGGTAAAAAAATATGGtctcccaaatttttttttttaaagaaaatgatttaagTGATGACCATTTGGTTTAAGACAGTAAGAAATAATATGGTCACTATTATTTGTTTTACAATGAGGTTGGTAAAAGACTTATGAGTGTCAATCAGGTAATTATTAGCTACAACTAGGCTTTTCATCCCGTCTCATTATGTACAACTAATATCAATGACTATCGTTAAATTTGTAGCAGTGATATTCGTTTTTACAATGTTAAATATCAAACTAACTTGAAGAAGAAACAAACTCATATGGTAGGCTACCTTCATCAACTATTTTCGTATTAGTTTCTCTTAAATCTTATCACGTGTAGTTCTTTTTAACTTGAATGGCTAAAAAGGGAAAGTAATAGTTGACAAATCATAGGACACAAGATTTTTATGGCTATGTCTTTGTgcaataatatacatatagGGTTCAAAGTTTGAGGTGAGAGAAATCCCGTGGGCTATGTAGCCGAACCCATCCATCCCCTATAGTTCACGGCCCTATATAATCTAGTAAAAAGCAAATTATCCCAAGAAAACGACACTCAACTGCCGAAGCATGAAAGCAGCCACAAGGCCCAAGAGAAAGAAATTCAAACCGGAGATGGCCCCATGAAAGGAAACCCAAAAAATCAAACAGAAATTCAAACCGGAGATGGCCCCATGAAAGGAAACCCAAAAAATCAAACGCGGCATCTCACTTCACACTCACAAAGCACCATTGGATGACCAACTACATATATACCACATGCACTTAATTATACGAATTGGTGTCAAGCTATCCAAATGATGATCTAGTTGTGGTTTAATTCAACATAAGAGGAATTCAGTTTGGTTTCAAAGTCGGTCAGGCAGCTAACTACTAATCAATACCTATAATTTAGAGCAAGTCATGTTATCCTTCTTGGATCTAACTTTCTGTTCTCAAGATATAATTAAAGTAGCTAAATAACCTTATATTCATaagtttcaaaaacaaaaatttggatTCGAGAAGGATACCAAACAACCATAAACTATCCGTGCAAACACGAGTTTAGTCAAGTTGGCTAAAGCAGTGTGCTCATTCTTATATATCTATATTTGAATCTCTGTCTCGTAGTTtagataaatttaatatataattttctcTGTTGTAAAATTTTTAACCACATGCTGTCACTATGTGGACTATTAAATGCTTCAACACAGTTTAAGGTCACCTTTGATATGGTTATAATGTGAGTGTGTTGATTGATATATAACTGCCTAACAATGTAACAGTTATACAAAAAATTACAGGCGAATAGAGCTTTTTCATAATCACAATTAATAACATTGCTCTTGCGCACCTGCACATGCATGGAAACTAAACCCCAACCCCCAAAGAAAAAAGGGTCCGACTAATGCAGGCCAAATTTGACAAAATATGTTGTCTTTAAAGCTAAAACTCTTTATTTCAAATCAAGATTACTTCAAGCCTTTAGAAATCAAGGACTTGTAGTTTGTCAATGGTTACTTTATGTAGTATGTGGAGCAATTAATTTGGTGACTTTCATGCATGTTGTATTATTTGGTTCGTTGCAGACAGTAGTTCAGCAATTATTTGGAAGATCAAAGAACACTGGAGAAATGGGGCTAGCAAGGAATTAATAATGCAGTGGGATGGGCtagctggaaaaaaaaaaatgccttactaaggccccgtttgggattgaggtgattttaaaaaaagccactgtgaaaaaaagctgagggtcatttttgtgtttggtaaactgaaaaaaaatggcttattttggaagctgctgtgagaataagctgaaaatcaaaggaaaagctgaagctgctatttgctgctttgaaaaaaagccaattttttcaaagcacacggagttacagtgctcctttaatgaaaagacacactatcatcctgattttttttccaaaagcactttcataaaaaagtttaccaaacactctactggctttatttcacagccgcttattctcacagcacatccgcttattcttacagcagctttttttcaaagcacagcaataccaaaccagccctaataTTATTCCTGTTAAGCTGTGTGTATAGAATTTAATTCAGAGTCTGCATTGTAAGACATATTCTGAAATCACAACAATAAGATATTAGGATTacgaataaatcaaatcaatataaaatagagattaactaattatattaaacttATTTGTGGAATACGGAAGACATTGCAGATTTCTAGGTTGTGTTCTACTTCCAGTACTTCAATAATATCTCTCTGCTATATGAATAGAGTTTAGCGTATCTGAGAGATTAAGCGTATGGAAGCAGGGACTTAACCATAGTATTTATATCATTAGGGTTTAATCACAGCCAGCTTATTATTGGTTGTGAAAGTCAAACCCTATCACTTAAGTTTTTAAGTCCCACCATGATTTCTTTAGGTCAATTGCAAAGGATACGATTCTATAATCCTTATTTCATTAGAACTATCAGATTACTTAAGTTGTTAACAACTCAATAAACAAGTGGCCTACAACATAAGTAATCCATTACATcattcattgtcattcacaacctTACATAGCAGAAGATCCATCAATATGATATATAGCTGTTCTTATTAATTTCTCCACCGGTATGGTGGATGTGGGTTTACGTATCCGGGACCTCTGCAAAAAGTTTTCGGTAGTTGATGACAAGATTTTAAAGAAACATATCAGCGATTCAGTTCTAATCACTCTATCCAGGAACTTGCATTTTACAATCTGTACATACTGGAGGCGTGAAAACTTGATGCATGCgattgttgagagttgtcccacattgatGATGGACAAAGTTTGTATATGTACTTACATGATCTTGGActactcctcatattgtcaattggttttatgatggaactTCAATTTCATTATGGTATCAGAGTGGGTTGTCATCGTGTGAAGCCAAACAGCCACAtgcgctccacgtcacccagttgttgtcaacgtgtaggcttgaaaatccgccacACGCGGGagcgtgttgagagttgtcccacatcggtgagggacaaaGTTTGcatatgtgcttatatgatcttgggctactcctcatattgccaattggttttatggtggaacctcaatttcattaGCGATGATATTAGGAGTAGAATCATTGATAATTGATTTTGTTAATTCTCCGATCGCTGTGGAATTCTTTTATTCTTACACAATTGGTTTCTCAACGCTGCTCTAGCGAAAGCCGCATTTATCTTTACACATATAGTTTCAGTGTATGGTTCTGGATTCGAATGGTGAAAAATTCAAATACAATCTTGACGAAATATAACAAGCAGAACTACTTATATACATGTGTATATGTATAaatttcatacattttttttactaCCTAAACACTTCTGAATTTATCCATAGAATCATGACATGACATAGATGGAGTCTTGGAGATACAATATTACAGTAGCTTCACATTTAATTTTATTCTCACAGATGGGCGGAGTAATCTTTGAACTAATTATTGTATAAAACCCAGAAGTATATAATATCAAtcattccattttctacttttccTTCAAGCCTGATTGATTTTATTGGATAAagctcttcttttcttttgagtCTCAGTCGGAAGTTTTACGTCTGTAGCCAAACCAACAGCTTGAAGAAATCTGATCACGTACCAAGTAACATCAATTTGCCACCATTCAAATCCATGCCGAGCTGAGAACTCAAATGCATGATGATTATTGTGCCAACCTTCTCCATGTGTCAGCAATCCTAAGATCCTAATTCAGAGCCAAAACTGTTATCCATGTGAATCATAAAAATATGTTAATTTCATCCAaagatgcatgcatgttgtagtGTACGCTAAAATACCAGTTGTTTTTAGACAAATCACCACTGTCCCATACTGCTTGCCCCCATGTGTGGCAAACCGAATTTAATCCAAATATAGCGTGGAGAAAAATTACCGTCCTCACGCcctacaaaacaaagaaaccctacttaattaattattgcaacaaaaaaaaaagatcaatttTAACAATCAAATGGTAAAAAGTGTTAATTAGTTTTTTACCATTCCCCAAACTAAAAAGGGCATTCCTCCTATAGCATACAATACAACTCCAAGAGCAATTGAATGAAGGGGGTACGTATAATGAAGAAACCTATAGTATGGTTGGCTTTTTAAGTCTCCAACGTTCTTTAATCTAGCTTCATACtgcaaaaatatttaaatttagtaAGTTTAATAAAATCCTAGTTCATAGGTGTTATGAGATGTATGTGGTTATAAATCTATGATAATCAACTAATTAAAATTGAGTAAGAGATAGAGAGGTTTATACACTTCCAAACCGATTACGATAATCAATGGCCCAACCAATGTGACTGAACCAGAATCCCTTAATGGGGCTATGGGGGTCTTTCAACGTGTCAGTAAATTGATGGTGAGCTCTGTGGATGCTCACCCACTCAAGTGGACTTCTCTGCAAACCATAAACAAAGTCTACTAAATAGTTTCTCGATTAAAATCGTGAATTATAAACTACAAATAAAATCCACAA
This window harbors:
- the LOC126583129 gene encoding palmitoyl-monogalactosyldiacylglycerol delta-7 desaturase, chloroplastic-like, translated to MIDWDRWLVKWHIEFWGRQWNFVDIATLAGLSYLHYLALLAPFHFNWNAFWLAVALYFITGVGVTLSFHRNLSHRSFNLPKWLEYFFAYCGVLSLQRSPLEWVSIHRAHHQFTDTLKDPHSPIKGFWFSHIGWAIDYRNRFGSYEARLKNVGDLKSQPYYRFLHYTYPLHSIALGVVLYAIGGMPFLVWGMGVRTVIFLHAIFGLNSVCHTWGQAVWDSGDLSKNNWILGLLTHGEGWHNNHHAFEFSARHGFEWWQIDVTWYVIRFLQAVGLATDVKLPTETQKKRRALSNKINQA